One genomic window of Gossypium hirsutum isolate 1008001.06 chromosome D11, Gossypium_hirsutum_v2.1, whole genome shotgun sequence includes the following:
- the LOC107935693 gene encoding TMV resistance protein N — MSSLLSTSSSISRKKYDVFLSFRGEDTRKNFTDHLYDALNRTGIVTFRDDPKLETGEEIAPELFNAIQQSWCSVIVFSKTYAFSGSCLEELAEIVKQKNDKGHKVFPIFYHVDPSDLRKQKEKVEEAFAKHEERYKEDKDKIQKWRNALTEVANIKGWHLNNRHESKFIRDVVKKISAKLCQTYPVVHDELVGISLHLEELYSKINIGEDDVRIIGICGMGGIGKTTLARVAYTQMLAHFQGKCFLADIREVSNKHGLVSLQKQLLTQILPNECFNFFNVNEGNAIISHRLSGKKVLVVLDDVDNIQHLKCLVGRRDWFNLGSRIIVTTRDEHLLRSYRIDDVYKPTTLNPNDTLRLFNLKAFDSDTTPKYDFIELSKQVAHYADGLPLALEVLGSFLCGRDIIQWRSAIERLKQDSNKEILDTLRISFDGLEEREKNIFLDIACFFNREKKDLVMKVLDGCGFFPDIGIDVLIKKSLIKVDDDNKYLWMHALLQEMGRKIVEEKCVDEPGKRCRLWKERNVHHVLTKNTATEVVEGMIIDNKW; from the exons ATGTCGTCGTTACTTTCGACTTCCTCATCCATTTCTAGAAAGAAATACGATGTGTTCTTGAGTTTTAGAGGTGAAGATACTCGCAAGAATTTTACGGATCATCTCTACGATGCTCTAAATAGAACTGGGATCGTCACTTTTAGAGATGATCCAAAGTTGGAAACTGGTGAAGAGATCGCACCGGAACTCTTCAACGCAATTCAGCAATCATGGTGCTCGGTAATCGTTTTTTCCAAGACTTATGCCTTTTCAGGTTCGTGCTTGGAGGAGCTTGCGGAGATTGTTAAACAAAAAAATGACAAGGGTCATAAAGTATTTCCAATTTTCTACCATGTCGATCCATCcgatttaagaaaacaaaaagaaaaagttgaagaagCCTTTGCCAAACACGAAGAAAGATACAAGGAAGATAAAGACAAGATCCAAAAGTGGCGAAATGCTTTGACTGAAGTGGCTAACATCAAGGGATGGCATTTAAATAATAG GCACGAATCAAAGTTTATTAGAGACGTTGTTAAGAAGATATCAGCAAAATTATGTCAGACATATCCAGTTGTTCATGATGAGTTGGTTGGAATTAGTTTACATTTGGAGGAGTTGTATTCGAAAATAAATATTGGGGAAGACGATGTCCGCATTATAGGAATTTGCGGAATGGGTGGCATCGGTAAAACAACTCTTGCAAGGGTTGCTTACACTCAAATGTTAGCTCATTTTCAAGGTAAATGCTTTCTTGCTGATATTCGAGAAGTTTCAAACAAACATGGACTTGTTTCTTTACAGAAACAACTCCTCACTCAAATCTTGCCAAATGAATGCTTCAATTTTTTCAATGTTAATGAAGGGAATGCCATAATTAGCCACAGGTTGTCTGGTAAAAAGGTTCTTGTTGTTCTTGATGATGTTGATAACATACAACACTTGAAATGCTTGGTTGGAAGGCGTGATTGGTTCAATTTAGGGAGTAGGATCATTGTAACAACAAGAGATGAACATTTGCTCAGATCTTATCGAATCGATGATGTGTATAAGCCTACAACACTGAATCCCAACGATACACTTAGGCTTTTCAATTTGAAAGCTTTTGATAGTGATACAACGCCGAAATATGATTTCATTGAGCTTTCTAAACAAGTTGCACATTATGCTGATGGTCTCCCCTTAGCTCTTGAAGTTTTGGGTTCATTTTTGTGCGGTAGAGATATAATTCAATGGAGAAGTGCAATCGAAAGACTTAAACAAGATTCTAACAAAGAAATTCTTGACACACTACGAATTAGCTTTGATGGATTGGAAGAAAGGGAGAAGAATATATTTCTAGATATAGCATGCTTTTTCAATAGGGAGAAAAAAGATTTGGTAATGAAAGTATTGGATGGTTGTGGGTTTTTTCCAGATATTGGAATCGATGTTCTTATTAAGAAATCTCTCATAAAAGTTGATGATGATAACAAATATTTGTGGATGCATGCCTTGTTGCAAGAAATGGGAAGAAAAATTGTTGAAGAAAAATGTGTTGATGAACCCGGAAAACGTTGTAGATTATGGAAGGAAAGGAATGTCCATCATGTCCTAACAAAAAACACG GCTACAGAAGTGGTTGAAGGCATGATCATCGACAATAAATGGTAG